A segment of the Hemicordylus capensis ecotype Gifberg chromosome 6, rHemCap1.1.pri, whole genome shotgun sequence genome:
acgagaCAAAGAGAGACCACCAGTACTAACGACTTTGAAGAACAGGTGGAAAGATGTTGGGCAAGTTCTGGAGAAAGTAGTCTCTGTTCTTGCAAAATGTTGTACAACACACTGAACTACCTCTGTCACAAGCTCTTCTTTCACTAGTAGCTGTGCAACACTGCAAAGCACCATTGCTAAAACTCCTTCTATGAGCACCACTGTAATGCTACCCAAAATCTTCTGAAAAGGTGAAAACATTACATTCAGAAAAACTATTTACCAAATAGATATCTAGTAAAAATTAACGGACTAATTAAATAGTTTACACATACCTATAAACATGAGACTTGGCTCAAACTCTTACACTTTTATCATGgtgaaaaggttttttaaagttaTCAGTACTGTAGATACAAATATTTGAATTAATCCTGTTCTTTGAAGTTCATATAGTAGAGGCAAGAAAATAGAGTTCAGTCAGCATTTTATGGGAACAAAGGTCTGACAACTGTTGTGATATCTTAGAAGAGCAGAGAATACTTGAACCAGAatgaccattttaaaaatgtgaggaACTTGTTCTAGGCaaaacacattctctctctcacactcacacactctgGCAACTATATTCATTTTTACATATTCCCTTACAGAAATCTTAGGAAAGTGATTTTGGTTTCTAAACAGGAGTATTTGGGTAAAGAGATCAGATTTTGTCAATGTAAAATATTCACTGAAACCTCTAGACCTATAAAACACTGTATTTTGAATGTCTATAGGTTATCATATATATCTTTTCATTAATACACTCAACATAGAAAGACCCTAAAGAAACTACAGAAGATATTATTCTGGTATCATTTTATTCACAATAATTTTCTTAACCTGAAGCAAAATGAGGTTTCTGATAGCattatatataactgatcaacaTTGATGTTAATCTCATAATTTTATTAATATGCAATGGATTTTCATCAAACCAGGAAAAGAAGAGCAAAACCTCTGAAATTTCTCTGCATTTTTGACAGAATCTAAACCAATAAGAAGAAAGTCTGGAGTTATGAGTGCACCCAAATAGACAGTAATTCCACTTCAAGCTCTATATCTCAACTATTTCCTCTCAGTTTTGAAATGTGGGTGTCTTATAGTTCTCACTGCATAGACACTGTGTAAAATTTCATAAAGTTCAGACAAGTCATTTTGGTTTTATTAGAAGAATACAGTGTATCAGCTGCAACAACtagtattttatgtatttatttatttatttatttaacatatttctatactgcccaaaactcacgtctcggGGCAGTTTAGTGTTCAAAAACTCAAAATTCCACAGTTAGAAAGTACTACTGATAGAAAGTAATTAGAAATCCTACAAATGGTTATAGTCAGAAATCATCCTGGAAAATTCAAAGCAATATTCTTAGCCTTTTCACATACAGTTGTCCATTGCCAAccacggatttgagtatccatgactggcAAACTGTCACACACACCCTCACCAGCCGCAATTTGAGTATTGGTGGTTGgcactgtgttgttgttgttgtggctgTTTTCCAGCCAATTTCTGGAGTCACGAGGTCAATCCGAGAGTCAAGAGGTGATTTCGGGGGTTCTGGAGGTCAGGGGggatttttaaccttttttggggtgggggtggattttaGACACTTCAGCACTCGCAATTCCCCTAACTCTGTTTCCCAAGCATTGCTATGCATCACCAACTGCGAGGGTTTCCAAGAACAGAATCCTTGCAGTTGGCGAGAGAcaactgcattattattattttttaaaaaattctgaataAAATGGTAGCAATATAATTTTTTTTGTATGGCTAGTCTGTACATTCACTATTCTAATGAAAATATATATACTAACAGGGTATGTGCATTTGTTttgactgaaaaagaaaaagggacaaATTGGACCCCTTTGGTGCAATTGAGGATTTATTCCTCAATTGCAGCAAAAGGCAATTCATACTCACTGCTGAGCACAATGGACATGAATGAGACCTAACATGATTTATTCAGTCCCATTCATTCCTTTAGGTGTCCCTTTCCCTAGCACCAAAAGGGTGGGCGAGGGGAGCACAAACGGGGAAAATTGACAAAACTCTTCAATCCTGAACAGACAAGGTCTAGACAAAGTGTCCTAGAAAATGATAGGGCTTCTTGACACACAAAAACCTCCAATCACAGAGGGCAGGTATGTGCAGAAAATAGGACAAAGGGGCAAGTGGTAAAATTCAAAGGGACAAATGGTAAATTCACTGTGTATCATTTTCTGATTGCCAGTGAAGGTTAGAAAGAAATTTTATGCTTTGAACAAATAATGGTATTGCTTCTCTTTCAGGTCCATCAAGGAGTTTAATTTCAATACTGTCTTCTTCCAAGATTGGGGTTTGCTttgcctacaggtgaaactcggaaaattagaatatcgtgcaaaagtccattaatttcagtaatgcaaattaaaaggtgaaactgatatatgagacagacgcattacatgcaaaacgagataagtcaagccttaatttgttataattgtgatgatcatggcatacagctcatgaaaaccccaaatccacaatcccagaaaattagaatattacatggaaccaagaagacaaggattgaagaatagaacaatatcggacctctgaaaagtatacagtgtactgtgcttgattggccagcaaactcgcctgacctgaccccatagagaatctatggggcattgccaagagaaggatgagagacatgagaccaaacaatgcagaattgctgaaggccactaatgaagcatcctggtcttccataatacctcatcagtgccacaggctgatagcatccatgccacgccgcattgaggcagtaattgctgcaaaaggggcccaaaccaagtactgaatacatatgcatgcttatacttttcagaggtccgatattgttctattcttcaatccttgtcttcttggttccatgtaatattctaattttctgagattgtggatttggggttttcataagctgtacgccatgatcatcacaattataacaaattaaggcttgacttatctcactttgcatgtaatgcgtctgtctcatatatcagtttcaccttttaatttgcattactgaaattaatggacttttgcacgatattctaattttccgagtttcacctgtatagccaGATTTTATTTTAACTCAGTTTTCTCCTGGCCTAGTCCCTAACCCATCTTGCTTGTGCTCTCATTTTATTCTGAGTTACTATTTAGAAATCTTTCCTCCGCTTTAGTGGAGTAGTTCATATGAAATCCActttccatcatccccaaaccATCCACCATCCCATTCCATTTGTTAGACAGATATCAGACAGATCAGACAGATGATATCTGTGAGAAGTTGTCTTGGGAGCTTCTCTTCAGAAGGGGTAACTGAAGAGTAACTAGTTCCTTTGAAATCAGCTGTTCAAAACAGTCTTCTCACCTAGATGACCCTCTACCATGCTTCCAGTTTTATTTCTATTTACCATTGATTTAAAAAGCGTttgggctgtgtgtgctctcttttTTAACTGGAGCTAAAATGGCCCTCCTTTGTCCCATCTGTCTAAAATTTGGCAGCTTTGATCCCTAGAGATCATGAATAATTGGTCACTtggaagagtgccttcttcagtatgatccccactgcattttactgtcatcaggagaggtccctgATGCCACCAGCTTGCGTGGCAGCGACTTGaaatcgggccttctctgtagctgctcttgggctctggaatgcactccctgtagatactagaggcttaagagttttagcagcctttaaagaAGCCCCCAAACATATATTTTTAGTCTAGCCTTTAGTGAGTATtgaaattttaaattggttttagttttgttttgatgagttgtttgtttatctgtttttgagtttgtgaactgcccagagccatctGGGTGGGGCAGTATAACAATCTAGTTAAACAAACAGTGCATCTCTTTAAAGGCCTCTAACACGACCCTTTTTTCTTATGTGTCTGAAATGTGGCAGATCTGATTCCTTGGGAGAGTCAGAGAAGGCCTGCTAATTTTATCCATTAGGCTGGAAAGCAGTTAAATTAGAGACATGAACCTGATTCTCTCCCTGAAATTAACAGAGAACAAGTGAAATTGGTAAATTCTGTAACAGAGAAAATGCAACTTATCACAATCAGTAATGAAACTAAATAGAGAAAGGAAGCAATTTTTATCCTGCAAAGACCGAATGTACAATAGGCCATACAAGTTCAAATTAACTGAGGTCTATAAGTTTCAGTGAACATTTTAGCTTGACAAAAACAGATTCCTTGACTAAAATATTCTTATTCGGACACCAAAATCACATTCCCAAGACTTCTGTAATGGAAAACATTAACATTACAGCCTTCATGAAAAGCAATTATTCAAATTTTTGGAATGTTTACTCTATCCTAATTTATTCTAGATCCTTCTAAAGTATCAGAACAGTTGTCAGACACTAATCTCCATGAAATCAAAACCAAATCTTACTTGTTTCTAATCTAGTTTAAGTCATAACTGACAGCTTTGGATTTTTATACCTTTTCACAGTTACCTACTTATCTGCATCAACATTACAAAAATGAACATAATAAAATGTAGAGTGTCCAAACTTATTAGTCTTGGATATATTTAGGCCCATAGCTAGATGATTAGTATAATTTTCCCCCAAAGCCACATTTCAAAAGCTCATTGTTTTATTGTTTCCaactttttaaaactatttatagAAGTAATTTAGGGTAATCTGAAGAGAGTTTAATGGTTCACAACTAGCACTTACTTTATTTTTTGTTCCATCTCTTCTAATGAttctttcttcattatctctagCTCCTGCTGATGTTCCTTTCGCAGAGTCCGTAAATCTTTTTGCAGCTTACTCAGATCTTTGCATAGCTTTTGTTTCTCCTGCTCTGTCTCTTCCAGTTTAGCTTGCAAATCCTTGTGCTGGATCTGCAGATCACCAAGTTGTTTCTGAAGCTCAAGGCCTGATCTAGTCTTTTCTTCTGTGCTTTCTTCCAAAGCTTTTAGAAGGCCACTTCTTTCATCCAGTTGCTGCTGGAGTCTCTGCAATTTGTCACCATATGTTGAAATCATCTTTCCCATCTCAGTTTTGTGTAGTTCTCTCTGTTTTGTTAAATTCTCATCAGAACTGTTCATTTGTTGTTGTAAGGACTGCCAATCTTTCTCCTTTTCTTGCAGCTTTGTTTTCAAGTCTTCAATCACATTCTCCATTTCTTGCTGTTTTTGTTCTTTGGTTTTCAATTCTCCTTTGATACTTGCTAAGTCACTAGCATCCTTTGTGTATTGTTCAAGCAATGAAGCATGTTTCTTTatctgctcctcaaggtcttgcCGAAGTGTTTGGATTATGAGGAGGTCTTCCTGCTTCTTCTGTAGGAGTTCATCTTGTTGAATCTGAGCTTCCAGCTTTGAAGCatcacttttttgttgttgttcattatACACCTGCAGTTCTTTCTCTTTTACTAATAATTCCTTTTGTAAAGCATCTATTTTTAATTCATACATCTGTTGCATGTTCTCCAGTGCATGGACTTTGTCTTGCTCTGTGGAAACCTTTATTGCTTCCACCTTCTGTGTCATCTTTTCCAACTCTTCAGCTGACCTGATTTTTTCTTCTAAAGATATAATCTTGTTCTCTTTGTCTTGCAGTTTTTGCTCTAAGTCTACCAACTGCTTTCCCATATCGTGTCTATACTGCTGTTCCCTTTCTTCCATTTGAGATGTCAATTGCTTCCTAACAGCAGCAATTTTTTGTTCAGCCTTTTTTTTCAAGTCTGTTATTTTAGTTGTGTTTTCTGAAATAAGCCTCCCCTCTAAAGCCTTTAATTCTTCCTCTTTGCTTTTCATTAAAGCAACTTTTGTTTCTTCAAGTTCTCTTGATTTAACCTTAAGGTCAGCTTCCATGGTCTGCATTTGCTTTTCAAGAGTCAGTACTTTTTGTTCCATCTCCTTAAGCCTGTTATCCTTTTCCACAATCACCACTTCATCCTGCTGAAGCTGTTGTGCCAACTTGTTTTGCTCAGCTTGCTTCCATTCATTATGCTTTTTGAGTTCCTCCATTAAAGAATCATTTTCTGTTGTTTTCCGAGCAATGTGTTCTTCTAACTCTGCAATTCTTGCTGTTTGAATTTTTAACTCGGCAGTCAAATCAGATTCTTGCTTTTCTCTTCTGATTTGCTTTTGTTCTATTAAATCTTTCAAATGTTCCAAGTGTTTGGCTTGTTTATCAAATTCTTCTTTCATTCTGTTcaattcctcttctttttctccagCTTGGTTATTACTTAATTCAACCTTGTTTTGTAACTCTTTGATGGTATTGTGATTCTGCGTAAATCTTAACTGGGCTTTCTTCTTCCATTCTGACAACTTGTTCATCCAGTGGTCTACCTGTTCAAGAGCAGCTGCTTTTTCTTCACTCAGTGTTCCAACTCTGGAAGTCAACTCTTGCACCTCATTTAATAACTGGAGTTGATTCTCTTTGTGTTGCTTGTTTAACAAGGTTGTGGCAGCATCTTTTTCAGATATGCCATTTTCAACTTTGAGGTTTAATTCACCGACAAGTTTATTAAGATCAACAATCTCTGAGTACTTCTCCTTCAGTTCCTCCCTCAAGGATGTGACAACATTAATATTTTCAGACAATTCTTTCTTCAATTGTGTGATGCAGGtttccttctcagttgctgcttgCTGTTGGTGCCCTCCTTCTTTTTGCAACTGCTCTTTTTCTGTTACGAGCCTTTCAATGTCCATTTTCATAGACATCATCAAGTTTTCCTTTTCTTGCAATTGTTGCTTCGACTCTTGCAAACAGCCGGTTAAAGTACCATGACTCTCTGTTACTTGTTTAAGTTGAGTTTCTAGGTCCGGAATTTTACAGGTTTTTATTAACATTGCTTCTTTAATTTTTTTGGCTTGATGATGACAATGAACAACCCTTGCATTTATTAAAGAAATTCTCTCATTGCATTTTTCAGTCAGTTCAGTGGTTTTTGTATGCAGTAAAGCTTCTGTTTTCTGCTGGTAATCCTCTAGTTGTCTTGCTACATCCCTTGCAAATGTCTCAAACTCAGCAGTTTTTTGTTGAAGCTCCAAATTTTTATCCTTGATTTTTTTCTCATAATCTTCACGCTCTTTAGAATGTGAGGATTCCAGAGCCTGGAGATGCTCATCAGAGGTTTTCAATTTATCTGCCAGTTCACTAATTTtattcttctctttttctcctaCTGCTGTTATTTCACTAAGCTGTTCCTGAACTGCCAACTTCTCCTTCAGAGACAAACTAAGGTCTTCTTCTAGTTTTTTAAGTTGTGTTTTCAGACCAGTTTCTTTTTGTGTCAAAACAGTCACTTGAGCTAATGACTGCTGTAGCTGTTCTTGAAGCTCATTCAGGGATTCATCCTTCTTTGCCTGCTCATCCTTTAATCGGGTAATTTCTGCACTATTGCCCTCTCTTTCAGCACTGAAGGTGACCAGTTTGTGCTTCAGGTCTCCGACTTCCTGTTCTTTTTCTTGCAACTCCATTTCATGCTTTTCCCGAAGTTCTTCAGCCTGCTGACTCAGCTTCCTTTCCCAGGTTTGAACAACTTGTTCTAGCTCTTGTCTGTGAGTTTCAGCCAGGCGTTCCAGTTGCTCCTTCTGACTCATCTCCAACTTTGACACAGCGTCACCAATTCCAGCTGAGCTGGCATGAGCCATTTCCAGAATTTGTGAATTGAACTGCTTCTCTTTCTGACAAAGTTCCAACTGTTTGTTTTCAATCTCCTTTTTCAGTTTTGCTTCTTGCTCtgaaatcttatttttaaatttctcttGCATCTCCTTTGCTTTTTCTTTAACCTTCTCTGTTTGTCGCTCttgatgttttaatttgttttcatagTCACCTTTTAAAGCATTAATTTCCTCCTCTTTTGCTGATAAATTCTGTTCAAGCTTGTCGATTTGTTGATTCAAGAGCCCCTTTGTTTGTTCAAGCTCATTTTCCTTATCAGTAAAACATCTCTTTGCCTGATCAATCTCTTCTCTAAGGTCTCTTAACTGTGATTCATAGTGTTCTGTCAGAGAGGTGATTTTCTGCAAATGTTCTCCCTTTTGTTTTTCCTGTTCACATTTCAAATCATGTACCTGTGATATCTGAGAGTCTAACTCAGTCTTGACTACATTCAGCTGGGATTCAGTTTTTACAATCTGTTCTTCAAGATGTGATTTATCAGCTTTTTCATCTGCCAGTATTTGCTGCAGATCTGCTAAATTCTGTTCATAGATGCTAGTCTGTTCTTTGGCACTATCCTTACTGGACTGGCAAAGGACATTTAGTTCTGCAGACTTTTCTTTATGTTCACTTTCAGCCTTTATAAAGGATTCCTTTAGCATCCTCAACTGTACTTCCAACTCTTCTTGGCATTTCTCTTTTGCTTCCAAAAGCAGCCCAAGTTGATGAATTTTTTCTCTGTATGTTCTCTCTAAACTTCCCTGGTCTTTAAATATAACTTCAACTTGTTCCTTATGGTGATTTCTCTGTTGTTCCAGCTTTGTCTCAAACTCTTGCTCTGCTTTATCTGCATCATTTTTTAGTGTAGACAAATCACGTTCAAGATCTTGACGAATTTTTAGTGCCTCTGATAACTCAGAAGAGAGTGCTTCCAGCTCTGTCTGTTTCATGTCAAGTTTTTCTAATGTTTTTTCATTCATCTCTTCTATATGGGCATGGAAAACAGATTCTTTTTCTTTCAAGATTTTAGCCAGTTCTTCCTCATGTTGCCTTTTCAAGTTTTCAATTTCCAAATGCTGCTGCTGTATTAATGTGTCAAATTTTTTTGTCCAAAGTTGTTCTTGTTTCTGTTTCACCTTCTCTAGCTCTTCTTTATGATTTTCAACCATGGCAGTGATTTCTTTATTGTGCTTATTTTTTTCTGATTCTGCTTGAGGAGTCAGTTCTTCCAGTTGGTTTTTGTCATTATGTGAACATTTTGCAAGAGAACTTTCCAACTCAAGAATTCTCTGTTAAGAAATAGGTTTAAAAAACAGCATTAATATAAGATTTCTTGTGTATTAAAGTGTTTGCGTTCTACTTGAAAATGTATGATTGTCCATTTCTATATAGTTAAAATATTATGGCACAACCCAGCCAAACTGAACCACTTgtaagtcctattaattttaaAGGGAGAGTCGAGCATATTGATTTTgatgcacctctctctctccttattgTAGCCTGGCCCCAAAGGAACATGGTCCTCTGGGGTTAAGAAGTTGGTAATCCTCAAATCAGAACAACCAGATCACATTCAGCTAATGAaacacattcagctaatttctaGAGGAGGGAGCCCAAAATAGCAAACACCCTGCAAAAAAAAGAGAAAGCTGTGTAAACTACAACACCAATACTGATAATTAACACAGAAATGACCATAACATACCCTTGTATAGTCTGTCTCTTGGGCCATCAAGGTtagtgggtaggggtgtgcacgaacggtTTGAAACAAACTGGTTCACCGCGAACAGGGTCAGTTTTTCCGGTTCAATTGTGAACCAGACCTGCCCTCAGGAAGAGTGACCAGTCTGTGATTAAACCCTGTTCAACGCAAACCAGTTCCAACGGCTACGGTGACCATTTTGtcaaattgtttcctttttgctCTCTTGCTGAATGGTTTActgccactgccttccaattggcttgtgatctcctttcctctggttggcttgttgtcattccaGATCAAGTGTTGTCTGGGCAATTCTGCCCCCAttggttggggggcggggggaagagacaAGGGAGGGAAAAGCAATAAAGGCGCGAGTTTCAAGGTAAATTTAAAGCCCAGGCAAATTGtgcctggcttcactctgcctctggaTCTGGAAAAAGAAAGTTTTCTGCCCCGGGCCTTGCTTCTTCTAAGTCTGCCTCAGGGccttgctgggcccaccacctGCTGAGCCCGCTGCCTGCAGCTGAACCCACAAGATGTCCTCCAGGAGGGTGCAGGACAGAGCTAGGAGCAAAGTGGCAGGCAGAAGGAGGAGTGAAGCTGCTGGTCATGGGGgacctactccccaagtcactgTTATCCCCCTAGAGGTCATTGCACACAGGCTCACCTATCCAGTGATGCCACCTTCTCCCGCAGCTGGCGGCTGAGGTAGAAGTAGGGAGGAGGCTCCCGTCAGGGAaaaagctcttcctgtggcagtggaggaagTAGAGATATcatcagctgctagcccagcagCCAGATcactccatcctcctccccaatccccattggcagTGTGACCCCATGGCCTgaggctgaggaggagcaggaggaagtcattctggTCGTTCCTAAACCTGCTCAGCCCTGGATCAAGGGTGGTTGTGGCACCAgcaggaaccagcagccccaatACCACCAACATCAAAACAGTCCAGGACTGAGAGTAGCATGTGTAGGACCACTCTGAGCTCTGTCAAAGTGGCCCtacacatgctgtctgcacccacaggtcagcagaggcagggacACTAAGCATCTTGGGACATCAGTGACCCTGAAGCAACTGCAATGGCATCATCCAGGGGTtcttgctcctgctggcagtgTGCCCTCAACTTGTGGCAGCAAGGCACATGCTCCTGCTTTCAAGCCGTGGACATTGCCAGTTGTGCAGTTGGTGCAAtcggtgggcaagtggtctggtcgGCCAGAgtctcatctcatcacctggACCATTGGTGAGATGATGGCTCTAGACGaacagccattccaggtggtggagaatgttGGCTTCCACCAGCTGCTTGATCTCCACACACACCCACGCCTGAGTACaacatcccctcatgcaccactgtCAGCAGGCaagtggtgccctccctgtaccaagCGTGCATGGAGATCATGTCAGGGCTGCTGGAATCAGCAGGGCCTGACACCAGAGTGCAATTTACTCAGGGGCacatctagggtggggcaggcagggcacgtaccctgggcgccacttgaagcggggtgccatttttaaaaatgaattttttaaaaaaagaatggccaccaaaaacaaaatggccaccatgcatgcccaaaGGGCCTCTGCGaggtcctaggccttgccaggcctcacagaggccatttgagcatgcatggcagcctccaaaatgactacCACACCTATCTTTGCTGGtccaaacaggcccgaaaatcagcctgggatgggctgcgggggtgaattaagaggccagtggggtgtgggggaacttttgcagaccccccacagcctttaggaaaccccccaaaggggctacaggtattttttttaaatgtaatataatataagtcactgtacacatatttagttttgcactatgtacagagaattcacagggcttgtgaatactgagctgaagcttatgaactacgattgtattcatttgctcttactttgcttcttgtgataagtgagttaaatgtgatgccttaataatatagctattaatggtgagtttgtctttgaatcagtgtgaaatccttagctGGGGCACGACCAGGAGAAGGGTGCTAGAACACCTACTTCTAATGCACACTCCACCCCCAGAAGCAGCATCACCACTGCCTCCAAGGCCAACAGTGTGGTGTCTGGCATTGCCAACGCAGCCGGTCCAGTGGTTCAAAGCTAAGCACCTTGCCAGGTGTATAAAAGGAGCCCACCAAGCCCTGTGCCACTGTGGAGCAGTCTGTTTTGCAGTACCTGCAAGAGCCAATGACAGATCCAGAGCTGGAACTGATCCACTGCACATCAAGAAGTTTGGCCGGACTTGGCGGCAACTGCCAGATGAttcctctcatgcctgccaaACAGCACCCAGAGCGAGagagtgttctccatggccagtgTCATAGTGACAC
Coding sequences within it:
- the GOLGA4 gene encoding golgin subfamily A member 4 isoform X3: MFKKLKQKISEEQTSPAPRSPSRRVPSSIPEGSSTSSPSTVRSRTSSLVEQNDEGTLTPNKELLAGMIAEPAFLSEYTVFALDPTKRPKPQSGSVNVSKHTTPSTNNRESESSSPQPSDVKLLFQQLRAPSMESLFRIPLKESLFRSSSKESLVRTSSRDSLNKLDFDSPGPVFDPPSDVESETEDLPGNLDSLPKEQLLQRLRRMERSLGSYRGKYSELVTAYQAVQREKKKLQGILSQSQDKALRRIGELREELQMDQQAKKHLQEEFDASLEEKDQLISVLQTQVSLLKERLQNGQISIELPEPNVQTELQVQSPTKDINTENALQSGSPVGGDGDSSKTLEALIQRVKRQENLLHRCKETIRLHKERSAQLTNEKEALQEQLDERLQELEKMKDLHMAEKTKLITQLRDAKNLIEQLEQDKGMVIAETKRQMHETLEMKEEEIAQLRAHLKQIVMQSEELKEQKEKSEKAAFEELEKALSTAQRTEEARKKLQAEMDDKIEAIEKTSEEERVSLQQELTRVKQEVVNIMKKSSEEQVTELEKLHKSELASKEQMSNDRLRAQDQAFQEQMKMALEKCKREHLHILKEKEHQESLALEELELQKKAIQLESDKKLEDMQQEVETFRTRILELESSLAKCSHNDKNQLEELTPQAESEKNKHNKEITAMVENHKEELEKVKQKQEQLWTKKFDTLIQQQHLEIENLKRQHEEELAKILKEKESVFHAHIEEMNEKTLEKLDMKQTELEALSSELSEALKIRQDLERDLSTLKNDADKAEQEFETKLEQQRNHHKEQVEVIFKDQGSLERTYREKIHQLGLLLEAKEKCQEELEVQLRMLKESFIKAESEHKEKSAELNVLCQSSKDSAKEQTSIYEQNLADLQQILADEKADKSHLEEQIVKTESQLNVVKTELDSQISQVHDLKCEQEKQKGEHLQKITSLTEHYESQLRDLREEIDQAKRCFTDKENELEQTKGLLNQQIDKLEQNLSAKEEEINALKGDYENKLKHQERQTEKVKEKAKEMQEKFKNKISEQEAKLKKEIENKQLELCQKEKQFNSQILEMAHASSAGIGDAVSKLEMSQKEQLERLAETHRQELEQVVQTWERKLSQQAEELREKHEMELQEKEQEVGDLKHKLVTFSAEREGNSAEITRLKDEQAKKDESLNELQEQLQQSLAQVTVLTQKETGLKTQLKKLEEDLSLSLKEKLAVQEQLSEITAVGEKEKNKISELADKLKTSDEHLQALESSHSKEREDYEKKIKDKNLELQQKTAEFETFARDVARQLEDYQQKTEALLHTKTTELTEKCNERISLINARVVHCHHQAKKIKEAMLIKTCKIPDLETQLKQVTESHGTLTGCLQESKQQLQEKENLMMSMKMDIERLVTEKEQLQKEGGHQQQAATEKETCITQLKKELSENINVVTSLREELKEKYSEIVDLNKLVGELNLKVENGISEKDAATTLLNKQHKENQLQLLNEVQELTSRVGTLSEEKAAALEQVDHWMNKLSEWKKKAQLRFTQNHNTIKELQNKVELSNNQAGEKEEELNRMKEEFDKQAKHLEHLKDLIEQKQIRREKQESDLTAELKIQTARIAELEEHIARKTTENDSLMEELKKHNEWKQAEQNKLAQQLQQDEVVIVEKDNRLKEMEQKVLTLEKQMQTMEADLKVKSRELEETKVALMKSKEEELKALEGRLISENTTKITDLKKKAEQKIAAVRKQLTSQMEEREQQYRHDMGKQLVDLEQKLQDKENKIISLEEKIRSAEELEKMTQKVEAIKVSTEQDKVHALENMQQMYELKIDALQKELLVKEKELQVYNEQQQKSDASKLEAQIQQDELLQKKQEDLLIIQTLRQDLEEQIKKHASLLEQYTKDASDLASIKGELKTKEQKQQEMENVIEDLKTKLQEKEKDWQSLQQQMNSSDENLTKQRELHKTEMGKMISTYGDKLQRLQQQLDERSGLLKALEESTEEKTRSGLELQKQLGDLQIQHKDLQAKLEETEQEKQKLCKDLSKLQKDLRTLRKEHQQELEIMKKESLEEMEQKIKCEQEDTELKHNSTLKQLMREFNTQLAQKDRELETAIKETIGKAQEVEAELIESHHAEITQLHKKILEKDDDLQRTVKKYEEILETREEEMTEKVNELQKQLEKLQEEYKQRLADEESWNSGEVTIEELQAQLAQKTTIVNDSKLKEQEFREQIHTLQDRLKHYEKSMYVTTVGTPYRDGNLCHSDVSLFGEPTEFEYLRKVLFEYMMGRETKTMAKVITTVLKFPADQTQKILEREDARTLSWLRPSS